TCCACACAAGAACACAAGAGAgagatggagagagagagtgtgtgtgtaaaGACATACTAAAAGCCTCCTCTATTTGACCAATACAACTTCCTCATGTAAAAGATTCCAACTCCCATTGCATTTTCCAACCCCTCTTTATTTTCTCCATCTATATAATAACTTTCCCACCATATTTCTCCACCCCCCAAAACATCATGGGATTCTCCAAAGAAGATAAAACATTGCACAAAATGTCACTTCTAATCCCAAGATGGATCAAAACCCTCTTCTTCTTGATCACAATGATCATATCCTTACTCTTATTCTCAGCCCCCATTCTTCTCGTCATCGCCGACGCCCTCCTCCCTTCCGCCTTCCTCTCCGCTTCCCTCTCGCCCTCCTCCCTCACCCTACATACCTTCTCGTCCCACCTCAGAAACTACGACTTCCGCTACTCGCTCATCGATATCCCCCTCGTCTCCATCGCTCGCTCAACCATCATACTATgtaagtgtatatataaacttcTAGACGAGATGGtcatttcaatcaaatttaaaaagaaaaagtagccttattctcttttttgtcTCTTTACAAATCCAACTAACTATTACGTCATGTTTCTTGATCTTTTAGGTGTTTATACCTTTTGCGACGGGCCAAGGCTGTCGCGGGGTCCCTACCTGGCGGTGGCAACCGTGTGCGCGGTGGTGTCGCTGGTGTTCGTGTCGTTGAAGGcttcatatatattcattgTTAATAGCAATAGTTACATCATGAGAGGTGGATATGTTAAGGCAATGGAGGTGGCGATGTTCGTTTCTTCGCTAGGGCTGGCGATCGGGCACGTCGCGGTGGCCTACCGGACTAGTTGTAGGGAGAGGAGGAAGCTGCTGGTTTACAAGATTGATGTTGAAGCTGTAAGTCAAATATCATCCTTTCCCTTTCTTCCTCACCTGAGCTTTAAAGGGCTCTCTGGtcatttcataatatttggcttagaattttttattttttctttcattgggtcgaatttgatcaaatcaaaatcacatataaaataaaatacttagtAAGTgaataatgtatataatttataataaatgtaattaataatttttattttaatgtgaaATATGGGGGATTATATTTATAGGGATGCAAGTTGGGGTTGGTGGGCCTGCGACTGCGCTGTCTGAAGATGACCATAAATCAattgggggggagggggggggggggttacaGATCCAGTGGTTGATCTCACGTTGGGAGGAATAGTTAGGATCGTTCCATGTTCATTTATCTTCTAGAACATGCCCAGGAAACCTGGCAACACTTAGAAATTCGGAGTGAAaactaagaaaataatattagtgataaaattttatgagaattattattattttatatataatgagtgataaaaattttcatttcgtcataatagttattttaaaaaaatttatgagtaaaaatgattatataggaattgtaattataaacaaCAATCggaacataaatatataatgacaGCTTAgtgaaaatatgaataatttataactatacaTGCAACGCTCCTTATAAGTATTGACAATTTAAAACTAATTCTTgaaactactttttttttttttcaaaaaaaactaatgatgacaaattaaagttttttatAGAACTTAAGATATATTGTTtctcataataatattatttttgcttgtagtgtattttaattagggtctggtgaaaaattaatttaattttaaagcaATCACAATAATTGTATATTGTGGGTCATagttaattttcaatattaataattctccTGGAGAGCCTGGAATAAcatatgataatttataatttttatttaagaattgaATTATAGTAATTGTGTAGTAAATTAGGCAATTTGTAGTTCAGGTAGGCATTAAAACTTCCTTAAATTTGTGGTCATGAACGAATACTTCAATTCAAGGAAAGAGGACACtgtgaattaatatttaattttgattggaaaattttgtttggttCATTAAATTACATGTCAAAAATCAGGGGTACTGAAGGTTGGGAGGGGGACAGCTACATCTACTCCTAATTACATCGAATTTTCTGTTGTAAAATCTTATTTcatcttttactttattttatatacagaTCCCATGTGTATATAatcttttcataaaataaataatgatgttATCCTTATATACGTAGGGTGTATATGTTGAATGGAGTAGacgataaaataatattcgtaataaaaaatcaaaattcacatcTCACATACCTTAAACTATTACATCAGTATCAACAAACTGCACAATTCATTTgtattcaatcaattaattatgtttagtCCCTACATAGGTGAAAGAGAGACATACAAGTCATGACTTAAATTATTACACTTGATTTTgcctaaaaatatttattgggATTAGACTTTCCGCACTTACTATAAGTATTAACTACCGTCGGGACCCCTACACAAAAAGAACGTGTATACaggatttttctt
The window above is part of the Sesamum indicum cultivar Zhongzhi No. 13 linkage group LG7, S_indicum_v1.0, whole genome shotgun sequence genome. Proteins encoded here:
- the LOC105167207 gene encoding uncharacterized protein LOC105167207; amino-acid sequence: MGFSKEDKTLHKMSLLIPRWIKTLFFLITMIISLLLFSAPILLVIADALLPSAFLSASLSPSSLTLHTFSSHLRNYDFRYSLIDIPLVSIARSTIILCVYTFCDGPRLSRGPYLAVATVCAVVSLVFVSLKASYIFIVNSNSYIMRGGYVKAMEVAMFVSSLGLAIGHVAVAYRTSCRERRKLLVYKIDVEAVSACKNGFPRYHKILQEARTQ